In Streptomyces nodosus, one DNA window encodes the following:
- a CDS encoding CobW family GTP-binding protein — protein MSRSSSPQQIPVVVLAGFLGSGKTTLLNHLLHHSGGSRIGAVVNDFGDIEIDAMAVAGALGDSTVSLGNGCLCCAVDASELDLYLDRLAQPATGVDVIVIEASGLAEPQELVRMLLASEQPRVVYGGLVEVVDAVEFDATRRKHPELDRHLALADLVVVNKTDRADDTERVLELVRSLSEGAAVVPAVHGRIDPEFLFDCRPAEERIGQLSFDDLHRHDHPDGHGHEHGNEGAGHTHLHTGYESLSYCSEVPLHPRRLLDFLDSRPEGLYRIKGYVDFGAADPRNRYSVHAVGRFLRFQPEAWQDGEERLTQLVLIGSGIDTAALRKELEACPDGAPHADEHAMWGVLRYVQNREAQNREAQNREAQNREAQNGGAPDDEAVEAFASPDDPVEED, from the coding sequence GTGAGCCGGTCGTCGAGTCCGCAGCAGATCCCGGTCGTGGTACTGGCCGGATTCCTGGGCTCGGGAAAGACCACCTTGCTCAACCACCTCCTCCACCACAGCGGAGGCAGCCGTATCGGTGCCGTCGTCAATGACTTCGGGGACATCGAGATCGACGCCATGGCCGTCGCCGGGGCGCTCGGGGACTCCACCGTCTCCCTGGGCAACGGATGTCTGTGCTGCGCCGTCGACGCGAGCGAACTCGACCTCTACCTCGACCGACTTGCCCAGCCCGCCACGGGTGTCGACGTCATCGTCATCGAGGCCAGCGGGCTCGCCGAACCCCAGGAACTCGTCCGGATGCTGCTCGCCAGCGAGCAGCCGCGCGTGGTCTACGGAGGACTGGTCGAGGTCGTCGACGCGGTGGAGTTCGACGCCACCCGCCGGAAGCACCCCGAACTCGACCGCCATCTCGCCCTCGCCGACCTCGTGGTGGTCAACAAGACGGACCGGGCCGACGACACCGAGCGGGTCCTGGAACTCGTCCGGTCGCTCAGCGAGGGTGCCGCCGTGGTCCCGGCCGTCCACGGACGCATCGACCCCGAGTTCCTCTTCGACTGCCGTCCGGCCGAGGAGCGGATCGGACAGCTCTCCTTCGACGACCTCCACCGGCACGATCACCCCGACGGGCACGGGCACGAGCACGGAAACGAGGGCGCCGGGCACACCCATCTGCACACCGGATACGAGAGCCTCTCCTACTGTTCCGAGGTGCCCCTGCACCCCAGGCGGCTGCTGGACTTCCTCGACAGCAGGCCGGAGGGCCTCTACCGGATCAAGGGGTACGTCGACTTCGGCGCCGCCGACCCCCGCAACCGGTACTCCGTGCACGCCGTGGGGAGGTTTCTGCGGTTCCAGCCGGAGGCGTGGCAGGACGGCGAGGAGCGGCTCACCCAGCTCGTCCTCATCGGGTCCGGCATCGACACCGCCGCCCTGCGCAAGGAGCTGGAGGCGTGTCCGGACGGTGCGCCCCACGCCGATGAACACGCCATGTGGGGCGTTCTGCGCTATGTCCAGAACCGGGAGGCCCAGAACCGGGAGGCCCAGAACCGGGAGGCCCAGAACCGGGAGGCCCAGAACGGAGGCGCCCCGGACGACGAGGCCGTCGAGGCTTTCGCGAGCCCCGACGACCCCGTCGAAGAGGACTGA
- a CDS encoding DNA gyrase/topoisomerase IV subunit A, whose translation MARRSTKTPPPDDTYEEKILDIDVVDEMQGSFLEYAYSVIYSRALPDARDGLKPVHRRIVYQMNEMGLRRERGYVKCARVVGEVMGKLHPHGDASIYDALVRMAQPFSMRVPLVDGHGNFGSLGNDDPPAAMRYTECRMAEATSLMTESIDEDTVDFAPNYDGQEQEPVALPAAFPNLLVNGASGIAVGMATNMPPHNLGEVIAAARHLIRQPTADLDTLMKHVPGPDLPTGGRIVGLSGIRDAYETGRGTFKIRATVAVETVTARRKGLVVTELPFSVGPEKVIAKIKDLVGSKKLQGIADVKDLTDREHGLRLVIEIKNGFVPEAVLEQLYKLTPMEESFGINNVALVDGQPLTLGLKELLEVYLDHRFDVVRRRSEFRRSKRRDRLHLVEGLLTALVDIDEVIRLIRSSENSAQAKELLMERFSLSEIQTQYILDTPLRRLTKYDRIELESEKEKLTAEIAELTRILDSDAELRKLVSAELAVVAKKFGTERRTVLLESSGAPAASVPLQVEDAPCRVLMSSTGLLARTANGDPFTEDTEDKRARHDVIVSAVPATARGEVGAVTSAGRLLRVNVVDLPQLPETAARPSLSGGAPVSEFVSLEADETVVCLATLDESSQGIALGTEQGVVKRVVPDYPANKDELEVITLKEGDRIVGAVELLTGEEDMVFITDDAQLLRYPASQVRPQGRPAGGMAGIKLTDGAKVISFTAVDPGAEAVVFTVAGSRGSLDDSVQTTAKVTPLDQYPRKGRATGGVRCQRFLKGEDCLSFAWAGAVPVRAAQKNGAPAELPELDPRRDGSGVSLSKTVSVAAGPLV comes from the coding sequence ATGGCCCGCCGCAGCACGAAGACCCCGCCGCCCGACGACACGTACGAGGAGAAGATCCTCGACATCGACGTCGTCGACGAGATGCAGGGCTCCTTCCTGGAGTACGCGTACTCGGTCATCTACTCCCGGGCCCTGCCGGACGCACGGGACGGCCTCAAGCCGGTGCACCGGCGGATCGTCTACCAGATGAACGAGATGGGCCTGCGCCGGGAGCGCGGCTATGTGAAGTGCGCCCGCGTCGTCGGCGAGGTCATGGGCAAGCTGCACCCGCACGGAGACGCGTCGATCTACGACGCCCTGGTGCGCATGGCGCAGCCCTTCTCGATGCGGGTCCCGCTGGTCGACGGCCACGGCAACTTCGGCTCGCTGGGCAACGACGACCCGCCGGCCGCCATGCGGTACACCGAGTGCCGTATGGCCGAGGCCACCAGCCTGATGACCGAGTCGATCGACGAGGACACGGTCGACTTCGCGCCCAACTACGACGGCCAGGAGCAGGAGCCGGTGGCCCTGCCCGCCGCCTTCCCGAACCTCCTGGTGAACGGCGCGTCGGGCATCGCGGTCGGGATGGCGACCAATATGCCGCCGCACAACCTCGGTGAAGTCATCGCGGCCGCCCGCCATCTGATCCGCCAACCCACCGCGGATCTGGACACCCTGATGAAGCACGTCCCGGGCCCCGACCTGCCCACCGGCGGCCGGATCGTGGGCCTCTCGGGCATCCGGGACGCGTACGAGACGGGCCGCGGCACCTTCAAGATCCGGGCCACGGTCGCGGTGGAGACCGTGACGGCGCGCCGCAAGGGCCTGGTCGTCACCGAGCTGCCCTTCTCGGTCGGCCCGGAGAAGGTGATCGCCAAGATCAAGGATCTGGTCGGCTCGAAGAAGCTCCAGGGCATCGCCGACGTCAAGGACCTCACGGACCGTGAGCACGGACTGCGCCTGGTCATCGAGATCAAGAACGGCTTTGTGCCGGAGGCGGTCCTGGAGCAGCTCTACAAGCTCACGCCGATGGAGGAGTCCTTCGGCATCAACAATGTGGCACTGGTCGACGGCCAGCCGCTCACGCTGGGGCTCAAGGAGCTGCTGGAGGTCTATCTCGACCACCGCTTCGATGTCGTCAGGCGTCGCTCGGAGTTCCGCCGCAGCAAGCGGCGCGACCGGCTCCACCTGGTGGAGGGCCTGCTCACGGCCCTGGTGGACATCGACGAGGTCATCCGTCTGATCCGCTCCAGCGAGAACTCCGCGCAGGCGAAGGAGCTCCTGATGGAGCGCTTCTCCCTGAGCGAGATCCAGACGCAGTACATCCTGGACACCCCGCTGCGCCGGCTGACCAAGTACGACCGCATCGAGCTGGAGTCCGAGAAGGAGAAGCTCACCGCCGAGATCGCGGAGCTGACCCGGATCCTGGATTCGGACGCGGAGCTGCGCAAGCTGGTCTCCGCCGAACTGGCCGTGGTGGCCAAGAAGTTCGGCACCGAGCGGCGCACGGTGCTGCTGGAGTCCTCCGGTGCCCCCGCCGCGTCGGTCCCGCTCCAGGTCGAGGACGCCCCCTGCCGGGTGCTGATGTCCTCGACGGGCCTGCTGGCACGCACGGCGAACGGCGACCCCTTCACCGAGGACACCGAGGACAAGCGTGCCCGGCACGATGTGATCGTCTCGGCCGTCCCGGCGACGGCGCGCGGCGAGGTGGGCGCGGTGACCTCCGCCGGTCGGCTGCTGCGGGTGAACGTCGTCGACCTTCCGCAGCTGCCGGAGACGGCGGCGCGGCCGAGCCTGTCCGGGGGCGCTCCCGTCTCGGAGTTCGTCTCCCTGGAGGCCGACGAGACGGTGGTGTGTCTGGCGACGCTGGACGAGTCCTCCCAGGGCATCGCGCTGGGCACGGAACAGGGCGTGGTCAAGCGTGTGGTGCCCGACTATCCCGCGAACAAGGACGAGTTGGAGGTCATCACCCTCAAGGAGGGCGACCGGATCGTCGGCGCGGTCGAGCTGCTCACCGGCGAGGAGGACATGGTCTTCATCACGGATGACGCACAACTGCTGCGCTACCCCGCGTCCCAGGTGCGTCCGCAGGGCCGGCCCGCGGGCGGCATGGCGGGCATCAAGCTCACGGACGGCGCGAAGGTGATCTCCTTCACAGCCGTGGATCCCGGGGCCGAGGCGGTGGTCTTCACCGTCGCCGGCTCGCGCGGCAGCCTGGACGACTCGGTCCAGACCACGGCCAAGGTCACGCCGCTCGATCAGTACCCGCGCAAGGGGCGGGCCACCGGCGGGGTGCGCTGCCAGCGGTTCCTGAAGGGCGAGGACTGTCTGTCGTTCGCCTGGGCGGGCGCGGTGCCGGTGCGGGCCGCACAGAAGAACGGCGCACCGGCCGAGCTGCCTGAGCTGGACCCGCGTCGCGACGGTTCAGGCGTGTCGCTGTCCAAGACGGTGTCGGTGGCCGCGGGACCGCTGGTGTAG
- a CDS encoding M16 family metallopeptidase → MPMGHTATAEAGSGGLTATEHRLSNGLRVVLSEDHLTPVAAVCLWYDVGSRHEVEGRTGLAHLFEHLMFQGSGQVSGNGHFELVQGAGGSLNGTTSFERTNYFETMPTHQLELALWLEADRMGSLLAALDDESMENQRDVVKNERRQRYDNVPYGTAFEKLTSLAYPEGHPYHHTPIGSMADLDAATLEDARAFFRTYYAPNNAVLSVVGDIDPEQTLAWIEKYFGSIPSHDGKPAPRDGSLPDVIGEQLREVVEEEVPARALMAAYRLPQDGTAACDAADLALTVLGGGESSRLYNRLVRRDRTAVAAGFGLLRLAGAPSLGWLDVKTSGDVEVPVIEAAIDEELARFAEEGPTAEEMERAQAQLEREWLDRLGTVSGRADELCRFAVLFGDPQLALTAVRRVLAVTPEEVREIAASRLRPDNRAVLVYEPVAAEAPEAAGTTEENEESAK, encoded by the coding sequence ATGCCCATGGGTCACACGGCCACAGCCGAGGCAGGCTCCGGAGGCCTGACAGCGACCGAGCACCGCTTGTCCAACGGCCTGCGCGTGGTGCTCTCCGAGGACCACCTGACCCCGGTCGCCGCGGTGTGCCTCTGGTACGACGTCGGCTCCCGCCACGAGGTCGAGGGGCGCACCGGTCTCGCCCACCTCTTCGAACACCTGATGTTCCAGGGCTCGGGCCAGGTCTCGGGCAACGGGCACTTCGAGCTGGTCCAGGGCGCGGGCGGCTCGCTGAACGGCACGACGAGCTTCGAACGCACCAACTACTTCGAGACCATGCCGACCCATCAGCTGGAGCTGGCGCTCTGGCTGGAGGCCGACCGCATGGGCTCGCTGCTCGCCGCCCTGGACGACGAGTCCATGGAGAACCAGCGGGACGTCGTGAAGAACGAGCGCCGCCAGCGCTACGACAACGTCCCCTACGGCACCGCCTTCGAGAAGCTGACCTCCCTCGCCTACCCGGAGGGCCACCCGTACCACCACACCCCGATCGGCTCGATGGCGGATCTGGACGCGGCCACCCTGGAGGACGCCCGCGCGTTCTTCCGCACCTACTACGCGCCCAACAACGCGGTGCTCTCCGTGGTCGGTGACATCGACCCCGAGCAGACGCTCGCCTGGATCGAGAAGTACTTCGGGTCCATCCCGTCCCACGACGGCAAGCCCGCGCCGCGCGACGGCTCGCTGCCCGACGTCATCGGCGAGCAGCTGCGCGAGGTCGTCGAGGAGGAGGTCCCGGCGCGCGCCCTGATGGCCGCCTACCGGCTGCCGCAGGACGGCACCGCCGCATGCGACGCGGCCGACCTGGCGCTCACCGTCCTCGGCGGCGGCGAGTCCTCGCGCCTGTACAACCGGCTGGTGCGACGCGACCGCACCGCCGTCGCCGCGGGCTTCGGTCTGCTGCGGCTCGCCGGAGCGCCCTCCCTGGGCTGGCTGGACGTGAAGACCTCCGGCGATGTCGAGGTGCCGGTCATCGAGGCGGCCATCGACGAGGAGCTCGCCCGGTTCGCCGAGGAGGGCCCCACTGCCGAGGAGATGGAGCGCGCCCAGGCCCAGTTGGAGCGCGAGTGGCTGGACCGGCTCGGCACCGTCTCCGGCCGCGCCGACGAACTGTGCCGGTTCGCCGTGCTGTTCGGCGACCCGCAGCTCGCGCTGACCGCCGTGCGGCGGGTGCTCGCCGTCACCCCCGAGGAGGTGCGGGAGATCGCCGCGTCCCGGCTGCGCCCCGACAACCGCGCGGTGCTGGTGTACGAGCCGGTGGCGGCCGAGGCCCCGGAAGCCGCCGGAACCACCGAGGAGAACGAGGAGTCGGCGAAGTGA
- a CDS encoding M16 family metallopeptidase — protein sequence MTELATMDFHPQPQPGRARPWAFPAPERGTLDNGLTVLRCHRPGQQVVAVEVLLDAPLEAEPAGLEGVATIMARAFSEGTDKHSAEEFAAELERCGATLDSHADHPGVRLSLEVPVSRLPKGLGLLADALRAPAFADSEVERLVSNRLDEIPHETANPARRAAKELSRQLFPASSRMSRPRQGTEETVEAIDSAAVRAFHQRHVRPSTATAVVVGDLTGIDLDELLGETLGAWTGVAAKPRPVPPVTADDTGRVIIVDRPGAVQTQLLIGRVGADRHDRVWPAQVLGTYCLGGTLTSRLDRVLREEKGYTYGVRAFGQVLRSAPDGTGAAMLAISGSVDTPNTGPALDDLWKVLRTLAAEGLTDAERDVAVQNLVGVAPLKFETAAAVASTLADQVEQYLPDDHQARVYRELAATGTVEATAAVVNAFPVDRLVTVLVGDAAQIEEPVKALGIGAVSVVPAE from the coding sequence GTGACCGAGCTCGCGACCATGGACTTCCACCCGCAGCCCCAGCCCGGCCGGGCCAGGCCCTGGGCGTTCCCGGCGCCCGAGCGCGGCACGCTCGACAACGGCCTGACCGTGCTGCGCTGCCACCGCCCCGGCCAGCAGGTCGTCGCCGTCGAGGTGCTCCTCGACGCGCCCCTGGAGGCCGAGCCGGCCGGTCTCGAAGGAGTCGCCACCATCATGGCGCGCGCCTTCTCCGAGGGCACCGACAAGCACTCCGCCGAGGAGTTCGCCGCCGAGCTGGAGCGCTGCGGCGCCACCCTCGACTCGCACGCCGACCACCCCGGTGTGCGCCTCTCCCTCGAGGTGCCCGTCTCCCGCCTCCCGAAGGGGCTCGGGCTGCTCGCCGACGCCCTGCGGGCGCCCGCGTTCGCGGACAGCGAGGTGGAGCGTCTGGTCAGCAACCGCCTCGACGAGATCCCGCACGAGACCGCCAACCCGGCCCGACGCGCCGCCAAGGAGCTCTCCAGGCAGCTCTTCCCGGCCTCCTCGCGGATGTCCCGCCCCCGTCAGGGCACCGAGGAGACGGTCGAGGCCATCGACTCGGCGGCCGTCCGCGCCTTCCACCAGCGCCATGTGCGGCCCTCGACGGCCACCGCCGTGGTGGTCGGCGACCTCACCGGGATCGACCTCGACGAGCTTCTCGGCGAGACCCTCGGCGCCTGGACGGGCGTCGCCGCCAAGCCGCGTCCGGTGCCCCCGGTGACCGCCGACGACACCGGTCGCGTGATCATCGTGGACCGGCCCGGCGCCGTCCAGACGCAGCTGCTCATCGGACGGGTCGGCGCCGACCGCCATGACCGGGTGTGGCCCGCCCAGGTGCTCGGCACCTACTGCCTGGGCGGCACCCTCACCTCGCGTCTGGACCGCGTCCTGCGCGAGGAGAAGGGCTACACCTACGGGGTGCGGGCGTTCGGCCAGGTGCTGCGCTCCGCCCCCGACGGCACGGGGGCCGCGATGCTCGCCATCAGCGGCTCCGTCGACACGCCGAACACCGGTCCGGCGCTGGACGACCTCTGGAAGGTGCTGCGGACCCTTGCCGCCGAGGGGCTGACGGACGCCGAACGCGATGTCGCCGTGCAGAACCTGGTGGGTGTGGCACCGCTGAAGTTCGAGACCGCGGCGGCGGTCGCCAGCACGCTCGCCGACCAGGTCGAGCAGTACCTTCCGGACGACCACCAGGCGAGGGTGTACCGGGAGCTCGCCGCCACGGGCACGGTGGAGGCCACGGCCGCCGTGGTGAACGCCTTCCCGGTGGACCGTCTGGTGACCGTCCTGGTGGGTGACGCCGCGCAGATCGAGGAGCCCGTCAAGGCGCTCGGCATCGGCGCAGTGAGCGTCGTACCGGCCGAGTAG
- a CDS encoding M23 family metallopeptidase, with the protein MAFSCASGKHRGPSRAKRRTVNAMGVAALTTTGVIGTLAGPAFAAGPPVEGTGLLGIVTLGDSVARTIDAQAAAQQKAAERKQAEQARAERRRAAEKAAGKRAAEEREAEKRAAREAERRRLNAFVAPISHSYVSTGYRAGGSLWSSGSHTGIDFHAATGTPVHAVGSGTVVETGWGGAYGNQIVIRMDDGTYTQYAHLSSIGVHVGERVVPGRGIALSGATGNVTGPHLHFEARTSPDYGSDIDPVAYLRSHGVNI; encoded by the coding sequence ATGGCGTTCAGTTGCGCCTCCGGGAAGCATCGTGGCCCTAGCCGCGCCAAGCGCAGGACCGTGAACGCCATGGGCGTCGCGGCGCTCACCACCACCGGTGTCATCGGCACCCTGGCCGGCCCGGCGTTCGCCGCCGGCCCCCCTGTCGAGGGGACCGGCCTGCTGGGCATCGTCACCCTCGGCGACTCGGTCGCCCGGACGATAGACGCCCAGGCCGCGGCCCAGCAGAAGGCGGCCGAGCGGAAGCAGGCCGAGCAGGCCCGGGCCGAGCGCCGGCGGGCCGCGGAGAAGGCCGCCGGCAAGCGTGCGGCCGAGGAGCGCGAGGCCGAGAAGCGCGCCGCCCGCGAGGCCGAGCGCCGGCGCCTGAACGCGTTCGTGGCGCCGATCTCCCACTCCTATGTCTCCACCGGCTACCGCGCCGGCGGCTCCCTGTGGTCCTCCGGCAGCCACACCGGTATCGACTTCCACGCCGCCACCGGAACGCCCGTGCACGCGGTCGGCTCCGGCACGGTCGTCGAGACGGGCTGGGGCGGTGCCTACGGCAACCAGATCGTCATCAGGATGGACGACGGCACCTACACCCAGTACGCCCATCTGTCGTCCATCGGTGTCCATGTGGGTGAGCGGGTCGTCCCGGGCCGGGGGATCGCCCTCTCCGGGGCCACCGGCAATGTCACCGGCCCGCACCTCCACTTCGAGGCCCGCACCTCCCCGGACTACGGCTCGGACATCGACCCGGTCGCCTATCTGCGGTCACACGGTGTGAACATCTGA
- a CDS encoding GntR family transcriptional regulator, with the protein MPVPAHSVCTAIRDDIVAGVHERGGRLTEDLLARRYGVSRVPVREALRTLEAEGFVVTRRHAGACVAEPTEQEAADLLQMRLLLEPLGAARAAQRRTEAHLKLLGGLVGLGQERAGRGDGEELRFLGGWFHETLAGACGSPALTSVLVQLRYKITWLYTVDAPPDPVESWAEHGAIVDAVARGDGERARAIMALHTGRATAAHRLRRPSPGDRSPKDRTDRLGTSRHAVDMSRTRH; encoded by the coding sequence ATGCCTGTTCCAGCGCATTCGGTGTGCACGGCGATCCGGGACGACATCGTCGCGGGCGTCCATGAGCGCGGCGGCCGGCTCACCGAGGACCTTCTCGCGCGCCGGTACGGCGTCTCCCGCGTCCCCGTGCGCGAGGCGCTGCGCACCCTGGAGGCCGAAGGATTCGTCGTCACCCGCAGACACGCAGGCGCCTGCGTGGCGGAGCCCACCGAGCAGGAGGCCGCCGACCTCCTTCAGATGCGGCTGCTGCTGGAGCCGCTGGGGGCGGCGCGGGCCGCTCAGCGACGTACCGAGGCCCACCTCAAGCTGCTGGGCGGCCTGGTCGGGCTGGGGCAGGAACGGGCCGGGAGGGGTGACGGCGAGGAGCTGCGATTCCTGGGCGGATGGTTCCACGAGACCCTCGCCGGGGCGTGCGGGAGTCCCGCCCTGACCTCCGTGCTCGTCCAGCTGAGATACAAGATCACATGGCTGTACACGGTCGACGCGCCGCCCGACCCGGTGGAGTCCTGGGCGGAACACGGCGCCATCGTCGACGCCGTGGCGCGCGGGGACGGGGAGCGGGCCCGGGCGATCATGGCGCTGCACACCGGGCGCGCGACCGCCGCCCACCGGCTGCGCCGCCCCTCGCCCGGAGACCGTTCTCCGAAAGACCGCACGGACCGGCTCGGGACCTCGCGACATGCCGTCGACATGTCGAGAACGCGGCACTGA
- a CDS encoding HPr family phosphocarrier protein, producing the protein MAERRVNVGWAEGLHARPASIFVRAATASGVPVTIGKADGTPVNAASMLAVLSLGAQGGEEIVLASDAEGSDAALDRLAKLVAEGLEELPETV; encoded by the coding sequence ATGGCTGAGCGCCGCGTCAACGTCGGCTGGGCCGAGGGCCTCCATGCCCGCCCCGCCTCCATCTTCGTCCGGGCGGCCACGGCCTCCGGCGTCCCCGTGACCATCGGCAAGGCCGACGGCACCCCCGTCAACGCCGCGTCCATGCTCGCGGTCCTCAGCCTGGGCGCCCAGGGCGGCGAGGAGATCGTCCTCGCCTCCGACGCGGAGGGCTCGGACGCCGCGCTGGACCGCCTGGCCAAGCTGGTCGCCGAGGGGCTCGAGGAGCTTCCCGAGACCGTCTGA